One window of Paenibacillus albicereus genomic DNA carries:
- a CDS encoding NAD(P)/FAD-dependent oxidoreductase, whose translation MSEYREDGANEELFDVTIIGGGPAGLYSAFYSGLRGLKTKIVEYQPRLGGKIHIYPEKIIWDVGGLAPVPGAQLIEQLVQQGLTFDPEVVLGEKIERITRNEEGLFLLEGSSGRIHRSRTVIAAVGGGILNPQRLQIEGADRFEVTNLHYTVKSLKTFKDKVVLVSGGGNSAVDWANELTAVARQVYVVHRKESLTGHEAKVAQLLASSAKCLFQTSITRLLAEPGADRIGKVELTHLASGEIAEVEIEEVVINHGYERDSSLLDNSPLELRRVDDFYIAGNGAGESSVPGLYAAGDILMQEGKLHLIAGTFQDAANAVNRAKMHLNPEADSYAMVSSHNDVFSSRNKEIVKQLLGS comes from the coding sequence TTGAGCGAATATCGCGAAGATGGGGCAAACGAAGAGCTGTTCGACGTCACGATTATCGGCGGAGGCCCGGCCGGGCTTTATTCCGCCTTCTATAGCGGGCTTAGAGGACTCAAGACGAAGATCGTGGAATATCAGCCGAGGCTGGGCGGCAAGATCCATATCTATCCGGAGAAGATCATCTGGGACGTCGGCGGGCTTGCGCCCGTGCCGGGAGCCCAGCTGATCGAGCAGCTCGTGCAGCAGGGGCTGACGTTCGATCCGGAGGTCGTGCTCGGCGAGAAGATCGAGCGCATCACGAGGAACGAAGAAGGCCTCTTCCTGCTCGAAGGCTCCTCGGGACGGATCCACCGCTCGCGTACGGTCATCGCGGCCGTCGGCGGCGGCATCCTCAATCCGCAGCGCCTGCAGATCGAAGGAGCCGACCGGTTCGAGGTGACGAACCTCCATTATACGGTCAAATCGCTCAAGACGTTCAAGGACAAGGTCGTGCTCGTCTCCGGCGGAGGCAACTCGGCGGTGGACTGGGCCAACGAGCTGACAGCCGTCGCCCGCCAGGTGTACGTCGTGCACCGCAAGGAGTCGCTGACCGGGCACGAGGCCAAGGTCGCCCAGCTGCTCGCCAGCTCGGCGAAATGCTTGTTCCAGACGTCGATTACCCGCCTGCTCGCGGAGCCGGGAGCGGACCGCATCGGCAAGGTCGAGCTGACCCATCTCGCATCGGGCGAAATCGCGGAGGTCGAGATCGAGGAGGTCGTCATCAACCACGGCTACGAGCGCGACAGCTCGCTGCTCGACAACAGCCCGCTGGAGCTCAGGCGGGTCGACGACTTCTACATCGCCGGCAACGGCGCTGGCGAGTCCTCGGTGCCGGGTCTTTACGCGGCGGGGGACATCCTCATGCAGGAAGGCAAGCTCCATCTGATCGCGGGCACGTTCCAGGACGCGGCCAACGCCGTCAACCGGGCCAAGATGCACCTGAATCCCGAGGCGGACAGCTACGCCATGGTCTCCTCGCACAACGACGTGTTCAGCAGCCGCAACAAAGAAATCGTCAAGCAGCTCCTCGGAAGCTGA
- a CDS encoding methyl-accepting chemotaxis protein — translation MMSLFRISGWRDMRARLIASFAIVSLLLVGLALYQFERIDEVRSSMTEQKREMDKRLSSAKISQFLQELDRLEGELKRENDAERAEPFRTIHQAMEAELSRLDFAGSTAAQEDLLALREKSAHYAGEVEKMAALLLDENADPLELLEQMDALHSRTAAENQTMLDISGRLSAAADRNAAAAQARSFERLQDTLTMTGAAALAVIALTAMVAFLLVRSFGGSVGRLEHAVGRLAEGDLRERIGSGRTDELGRLSRQFDVMVDRVHAMLQRSRGVAASLERQSGAFRESARVTAGANEEIVRSIRDIAAGAEMQSGLSEETRRLMDGLGADMEAIAGLADGMLKLRGTAVSDTRSGQQTVARLQETSVQTEEGIARMFEELERLDGFSRQISGITKSMIDLSSQTHVLALNASIEAAQAGAYGKGFAVIAEEVRRLSSQTKDSTAVIGGLIGRLQQGMEQFRASMEGSRSLLREQQEQVAATLGSFEAIGGSMTRISASIGEVHAQVDRTREACGGLRQLAAQVSGIAESAAAAAQQVLASGTLQDEEIRRMALQAADVHELSERLAADIRLFLLREEESREEAEGGGRAQPDGDGEAAA, via the coding sequence ATGATGAGCTTATTCAGGATAAGCGGCTGGAGGGACATGCGGGCGAGGCTGATCGCCAGCTTCGCGATCGTCTCGCTGCTGCTGGTCGGCCTGGCGCTGTATCAGTTCGAGCGGATCGACGAGGTCCGCAGCTCGATGACGGAGCAGAAGCGAGAGATGGACAAGCGGCTGTCGAGCGCCAAGATCAGCCAGTTCCTGCAGGAGCTGGATCGGCTGGAGGGCGAGCTGAAGCGGGAGAACGACGCCGAGCGCGCCGAGCCGTTCCGCACGATCCACCAAGCGATGGAGGCGGAGCTGAGCAGGCTGGATTTTGCCGGCAGCACCGCTGCCCAGGAGGATCTGTTGGCGCTGCGGGAGAAATCGGCCCACTATGCCGGCGAGGTGGAGAAGATGGCCGCGCTGCTGCTGGACGAGAATGCCGATCCGCTGGAGCTGCTGGAGCAGATGGATGCGCTCCATTCCCGGACCGCCGCGGAAAATCAGACGATGCTCGACATCAGCGGACGCTTGAGCGCGGCGGCCGACCGCAATGCGGCTGCCGCGCAGGCACGTTCGTTCGAGCGGCTGCAGGATACGCTCACGATGACGGGCGCCGCCGCGCTCGCGGTCATCGCGCTCACCGCCATGGTGGCGTTCCTGCTCGTCCGCTCGTTCGGCGGCAGCGTCGGACGGCTGGAGCATGCGGTCGGACGGCTGGCCGAGGGCGATCTGCGGGAGCGGATCGGGTCCGGACGGACGGACGAGCTCGGGCGGCTGAGCCGTCAGTTCGACGTGATGGTCGACCGGGTGCACGCGATGCTGCAGCGCAGCCGCGGCGTAGCCGCCTCGCTCGAGCGCCAGTCCGGCGCATTCCGGGAGTCCGCTCGCGTGACGGCCGGGGCGAACGAGGAGATCGTGCGGTCGATCCGGGACATTGCCGCCGGGGCGGAGATGCAAAGCGGACTGTCCGAGGAGACGAGGAGGCTGATGGACGGGCTCGGCGCGGATATGGAAGCGATCGCCGGCCTGGCCGACGGGATGCTGAAGCTGCGCGGCACGGCCGTGAGCGATACGCGAAGCGGGCAACAGACCGTCGCGCGGCTGCAGGAGACGTCGGTGCAGACGGAGGAGGGAATCGCCCGCATGTTCGAGGAGCTGGAGCGGCTGGACGGCTTCTCGCGGCAGATTTCCGGCATTACCAAGTCGATGATCGACCTGTCGTCGCAGACGCATGTGCTGGCGCTCAACGCATCCATCGAAGCGGCTCAAGCGGGCGCATACGGCAAAGGCTTCGCCGTCATCGCCGAGGAGGTGCGGAGGCTGTCAAGCCAGACGAAGGATTCGACCGCCGTCATCGGAGGGCTGATCGGCCGCCTGCAGCAGGGCATGGAGCAGTTCCGCGCCTCGATGGAAGGCAGCCGCAGCCTCCTGCGGGAGCAGCAGGAGCAAGTCGCGGCGACGCTCGGCAGCTTCGAGGCGATCGGCGGATCGATGACCCGCATCAGCGCCAGCATCGGCGAGGTGCATGCTCAGGTCGACCGCACGCGCGAGGCATGCGGCGGTCTCCGGCAGCTCGCCGCCCAGGTGTCCGGCATCGCCGAGAGCGCGGCCGCGGCGGCGCAGCAGGTGCTCGCGTCCGGGACGCTGCAGGACGAGGAGATCCGCCGGATGGCCCTCCAGGCGGCGGATGTGCACGAGCTGTCGGAGCGGCTCGCGGCAGACATCCGATTGTTCCTGCTGCGCGAGGAGGAGAGCCGAGAGGAAGCGGAAGGCGGCGGACGGGCGCAGCCGGACGGAGACGGCGAAGCGGCGGCATGA
- the fabV gene encoding enoyl-ACP reductase FabV produces MIIKPRTRGFICTTAHPKGCARQVQEQIDYIQQQPKWEGPKRALVLGASTGYGLSARIALAFGAGAATVGVFRPSAATDKRTASPGWYNSAAFEQLAAEAGLTSISVTGDAFADETKDKVIETIREELGQVDLVVYSVAAPRRTDPDTGETYTSTLKPIGDAYTNKTVNFHTGEVSEVTIEPAEDGDIEQTVAVMGGADWQRWISRLQQAGVLAEGAVTIAYSYIGSSITQAIYREGTIGKAKDDLEATALELQQQLAPLGGRAYVSVSKALVTQSSSAIPVVPLYVSALYKVMKDKGLHESTIQQTARLFELLYADGGTPLDEKGRIRIDDWELRGDVQDEVARIWAEVDSANIGELTDLEGYRKEFFQLFGFETDGVDYEQDADPVVEIPSAR; encoded by the coding sequence ATGATTATCAAACCGAGAACACGCGGCTTCATCTGCACGACCGCCCATCCGAAAGGCTGCGCGCGCCAGGTTCAGGAGCAGATCGACTACATACAGCAGCAGCCCAAATGGGAAGGGCCCAAGCGCGCGCTCGTGCTCGGCGCCTCGACCGGCTACGGCCTGTCCGCCCGCATCGCCCTCGCCTTCGGCGCAGGAGCGGCGACCGTCGGCGTATTCCGTCCGTCCGCCGCGACGGACAAGCGCACCGCCTCGCCCGGCTGGTACAATTCCGCCGCCTTCGAGCAGCTGGCCGCCGAAGCCGGCCTGACGTCCATCAGCGTGACGGGCGACGCCTTCGCCGACGAGACCAAGGACAAGGTCATCGAGACGATCCGAGAGGAGCTCGGACAAGTCGACCTCGTCGTCTACAGCGTAGCCGCTCCTCGCCGCACCGATCCCGATACCGGCGAGACGTACACCTCCACGCTCAAGCCGATCGGCGATGCTTATACGAACAAGACCGTCAACTTCCATACCGGCGAAGTGAGCGAGGTCACGATCGAGCCCGCGGAGGACGGAGACATCGAGCAGACGGTCGCCGTCATGGGCGGCGCCGACTGGCAGCGCTGGATCTCCCGCCTGCAGCAGGCCGGCGTGCTGGCCGAAGGCGCGGTTACGATCGCCTACTCCTATATCGGGTCCTCGATCACGCAGGCGATCTATCGGGAAGGCACGATCGGCAAGGCCAAGGACGACCTCGAGGCGACCGCGCTCGAGCTCCAGCAGCAGCTCGCGCCGCTCGGCGGCCGCGCCTACGTCAGCGTGAGCAAGGCGCTCGTCACCCAATCCAGCTCGGCGATCCCGGTCGTGCCGCTGTACGTGTCGGCGCTTTACAAGGTCATGAAGGACAAAGGCCTGCACGAAAGTACGATCCAGCAGACGGCGCGCCTGTTCGAGCTGCTCTATGCGGATGGCGGCACCCCGCTCGACGAGAAGGGACGCATCCGCATCGACGATTGGGAGCTGCGCGGCGACGTGCAGGACGAGGTCGCGCGCATCTGGGCCGAAGTCGACAGCGCCAACATCGGGGAGCTGACCGATCTCGAAGGCTACCGCAAGGAATTCTTCCAGCTGTTCGGCTTCGAGACGGACGGCGTCGACTATGAGCAGGACGCCGATCCGGTCGTGGAGATTCCTTCCGCCCGCTAA
- a CDS encoding SDR family NAD(P)-dependent oxidoreductase: MEMNNSMRRADRTVITGAGSGIGRALAQAYAGKGDEVLLVDRDRNGLMETLRLIEAPGGKAAAHEADLSRPEAVKELFGRVRESWGAADVLVNNAGISAFKPLWELDVEEWDDVLNTNLRGTFLCSREAAVQMREKSVRGRIVNIASTRAFMSEPGSEAYAASKGGILALTHALALSLGPHGIRVNSVSPGWIETGDTAKLSVRDHEQHPAGRVGHPDDIARACFYLTDPANDFVTGENITVDGGMTRKMIYAD, from the coding sequence ATGGAAATGAACAATAGCATGCGGAGGGCGGACAGGACGGTCATCACGGGAGCGGGTTCCGGCATCGGCAGGGCGCTTGCCCAAGCCTATGCCGGCAAAGGAGACGAGGTGCTGCTCGTCGACCGCGACCGGAACGGGCTGATGGAAACGCTGCGCCTGATCGAGGCGCCCGGCGGCAAGGCTGCGGCCCACGAGGCGGACCTGAGCCGTCCGGAAGCGGTGAAGGAGCTGTTCGGGCGCGTCCGGGAAAGCTGGGGCGCAGCCGACGTGCTGGTGAACAATGCCGGCATCAGCGCCTTCAAGCCGCTCTGGGAGCTGGACGTGGAGGAATGGGACGACGTGCTGAACACGAATCTGCGCGGGACGTTCCTCTGCAGTCGCGAGGCGGCGGTCCAGATGCGGGAGAAGAGCGTGCGAGGACGGATCGTCAACATCGCCTCGACGCGCGCGTTCATGTCCGAGCCCGGCTCGGAGGCCTATGCCGCCTCCAAAGGGGGCATACTCGCGCTGACGCATGCGCTCGCCCTCTCGCTCGGACCGCACGGCATCCGGGTCAACTCGGTCAGCCCCGGCTGGATCGAGACCGGCGACACGGCCAAGCTGAGCGTGCGCGACCACGAGCAGCATCCTGCCGGCCGCGTCGGACATCCGGACGACATCGCCCGAGCCTGCTTTTATCTGACCGATCCGGCCAACGACTTCGTCACCGGCGAGAACATCACGGTCGACGGAGGCATGACGCGCAAGATGATCTATGCCGATTAG
- a CDS encoding endospore germination permease translates to MNSNAVFGKLPAISILILSVGLANHVLIVPLILQVASRDSWMSPLLVCLIGLLWVTFPLFGTMKRLDEPFWSVVDRVMGKKAAWLLKAPILLLLVCVAFNTLVDSVSWSKTTYLPLTPNYVFALAMLGVSLYAVSKGLRTIAFTSAILLPFVLLLGDFVMSANMPHKDYHYLKPFLEEGWMPVLAGAALCACTMLEINTLVLFQHHVRNKFKLPQLLLLMLCLVLLTLGPLTGAIVQFGPDEAAKMRYPAFSQWRLVQIGKFVEHLDFFAIYQWLSGSLIRISLSLYLVKEMLGISKPKASAWYGWTFLAGLTPLVQFVTDHMVPYRKVMSLYFPISGLVVLIVSLAGWLIAVLAAKPRKDAPRRQPQEQAP, encoded by the coding sequence ATGAACTCGAACGCTGTATTCGGAAAGCTGCCCGCGATCAGCATCCTGATCCTCTCGGTCGGCCTGGCCAACCATGTCCTGATCGTCCCGCTGATCCTTCAGGTCGCGTCGAGGGACAGCTGGATGAGCCCGCTGCTCGTCTGCCTGATCGGCTTGCTGTGGGTCACGTTCCCTCTGTTCGGGACAATGAAGCGGCTCGACGAGCCGTTCTGGTCCGTCGTGGACCGGGTTATGGGGAAGAAGGCGGCCTGGCTGCTCAAAGCGCCGATCCTGCTGCTGCTCGTCTGCGTCGCGTTCAACACGCTGGTCGACTCGGTCTCGTGGTCGAAGACGACGTATCTGCCCTTGACGCCCAACTACGTATTCGCGCTGGCCATGCTCGGCGTCTCGCTTTATGCCGTAAGCAAGGGGCTTCGGACGATCGCGTTCACCTCCGCCATCCTCCTTCCGTTCGTCCTCCTGCTCGGGGACTTCGTCATGTCGGCGAACATGCCGCACAAGGACTATCATTACTTGAAGCCTTTCCTCGAAGAAGGATGGATGCCGGTGCTGGCCGGCGCGGCCCTCTGCGCCTGCACGATGCTGGAAATAAACACGCTCGTGCTCTTCCAGCATCACGTGCGCAATAAATTCAAGCTGCCGCAGCTGCTGCTGCTCATGCTCTGCCTCGTCCTGCTGACGCTCGGCCCGCTTACGGGCGCGATCGTTCAGTTCGGACCGGATGAAGCGGCCAAGATGCGCTATCCGGCGTTCTCGCAGTGGCGGCTCGTGCAGATCGGCAAGTTCGTGGAGCATCTCGATTTCTTCGCGATCTACCAGTGGCTGTCGGGCTCGCTCATCCGCATCTCCCTGAGCCTCTACCTCGTCAAGGAGATGCTCGGCATCAGCAAGCCGAAAGCCAGCGCGTGGTACGGCTGGACCTTTCTCGCCGGACTGACGCCGCTCGTTCAGTTCGTGACCGACCATATGGTGCCTTACCGCAAGGTCATGAGCCTGTACTTCCCGATCTCCGGCCTGGTCGTCCTGATCGTCAGCCTCGCGGGATGGCTCATCGCGGTGCTTGCCGCCAAGCCGCGCAAGGACGCGCCGCGGCGGCAGCCGCAGGAGCAGGCGCCATGA
- a CDS encoding spore germination protein, producing MSAPTSGKGRPYRSAEETVEESASGTASPGLLKRLLDKLEGCGDVERIETVLVDEHGRDAGMTLIYCPALIDATIFQLSLLKELRGNGESLQRGWDTELLHIQPAGDEGLYQALFSGAVLIFVQADEEERIYRSDICSLSVRQPDESVMEVSLKGPRDGFVENIHQNVSLVRRRLKTPDLQVELMVLGSQSQTQVSLLYMASLADPSVVETAKKRLKQIQESRVSIESSTQIEALVSDVRTTVFPLVHYTGRPDFAASALMSGRVVIIVDGNPAVILAPVNLAFLIKSPEDLHMPYYFVSLERILRFFGLFMSIFAPGFWIALCAFNTDQLPFSLLATISISRNGLPLSTTMEMFLMLTMFELFKEAGVRLPRAVGQTVSVVGGLIVGNAAIDAGLTSPTMLVVAAVTAVSTYVLVNQTLNGSVLVLRYVVLILSSVLGMFGFFIGMFLIAVHVCSLESFGRPYMAPLATVDFSQMLPSFLQLPWKKRRLKGGDQGAEKA from the coding sequence ATGAGCGCGCCGACTTCGGGCAAGGGCCGTCCTTATCGCTCGGCTGAGGAAACGGTCGAAGAGTCGGCGTCCGGAACGGCTTCCCCGGGCCTGCTGAAGCGGCTGCTCGACAAGCTGGAGGGCTGCGGAGACGTCGAGCGCATCGAGACGGTGCTGGTCGACGAGCACGGCCGCGACGCCGGGATGACGCTGATCTACTGCCCGGCGCTGATCGACGCCACGATCTTTCAGCTGTCGCTGCTGAAGGAGCTGCGCGGCAACGGGGAGAGCCTGCAGCGCGGCTGGGATACGGAGCTGCTCCATATCCAGCCCGCCGGCGACGAAGGGCTGTACCAGGCGCTGTTCAGCGGCGCCGTGCTCATCTTCGTCCAAGCGGACGAGGAGGAGAGGATTTATCGGAGCGACATCTGCAGCCTGTCGGTCCGCCAGCCGGACGAATCCGTCATGGAGGTGTCGCTCAAAGGACCGCGGGACGGCTTCGTCGAGAACATCCATCAGAACGTCAGCCTGGTGCGGCGCCGCCTCAAGACGCCGGACCTGCAGGTCGAGCTGATGGTGCTGGGCTCCCAGTCGCAAACGCAGGTGTCGCTGCTCTACATGGCATCGCTGGCCGATCCGTCCGTCGTGGAGACGGCCAAGAAGCGGCTGAAGCAGATCCAGGAAAGCCGCGTGTCGATTGAAAGCAGCACGCAGATCGAAGCGCTCGTGTCGGATGTCCGGACGACGGTGTTCCCGCTCGTCCACTATACGGGGCGGCCCGATTTCGCGGCGTCCGCCCTCATGTCCGGCCGGGTCGTCATCATCGTCGACGGCAATCCCGCCGTCATCCTCGCGCCGGTGAACCTGGCCTTCCTCATCAAGTCGCCGGAAGACCTGCACATGCCGTATTATTTCGTGTCGCTGGAGAGGATCTTGCGGTTCTTCGGCCTGTTCATGAGCATCTTCGCGCCGGGCTTCTGGATCGCTCTGTGCGCATTCAATACGGACCAGCTTCCGTTCAGCCTGCTGGCGACCATATCGATCTCGCGCAACGGCCTGCCGCTGTCGACGACGATGGAGATGTTCCTCATGCTGACGATGTTCGAGCTGTTCAAGGAAGCCGGGGTCCGTCTGCCGCGGGCCGTCGGCCAGACCGTGTCGGTCGTCGGCGGGCTGATCGTGGGCAATGCCGCAATCGATGCCGGCTTGACGTCGCCGACGATGCTGGTCGTGGCCGCCGTCACGGCGGTCTCGACGTACGTGCTCGTCAACCAGACGCTGAACGGCTCGGTGCTCGTGCTTCGCTACGTCGTGCTGATTCTCAGCTCCGTGCTCGGCATGTTCGGCTTTTTCATCGGCATGTTCCTGATCGCGGTCCACGTATGCTCGCTCGAGAGCTTCGGACGCCCGTACATGGCCCCCCTCGCGACGGTGGACTTCAGCCAGATGCTGCCGAGCTTCCTGCAGCTGCCATGGAAGAAGCGCCGCCTGAAAGGGGGAGATCAAGGTGCGGAAAAAGCATAA
- a CDS encoding Ger(x)C family spore germination protein has protein sequence MRKKHKRIPLQARLPLLLLAALSFCLPISGCWDEIDLTEQGYVSAIGVDYRDGFYEIYAQLMQFASIAKTDSQTKETQVWVGSGRGRSVLGAIADLQRSAQFVLNLEHQKVLLVHERAMPHMEDILDANNRQRASRYTSFVFGTKEPIEELFKSSTFFGHSHLMSTLYNPKAQYEQRSYIRPLSMQEMVRHLHEKGFTALLPSLGMTKADWSNANQRLNVQQYDGLFAFTQKRFMTFMPLSRTSGMRWLDPRFKQFTLEVMKEGKEEETIATVTIDGVHPRYRLVSDGEGSLKYRIELGLKGHVVELNAPIDAAIIEKGVEEQIRLDVEKTYAYGYAQGVDLFLILEDLYRNHLREWQEWQRSGSRLAKPEDVEVKVKFDLVHTGKFDLT, from the coding sequence GTGCGGAAAAAGCATAAGCGAATTCCTCTGCAAGCGCGGCTTCCGCTCCTCCTGCTGGCGGCCTTGTCCTTCTGCCTGCCGATCTCCGGCTGCTGGGACGAGATCGATCTGACCGAACAAGGCTATGTATCCGCCATAGGCGTGGACTACAGGGACGGTTTTTACGAGATCTACGCCCAGCTGATGCAGTTCGCCTCCATCGCCAAGACGGACAGCCAGACCAAGGAAACGCAGGTGTGGGTCGGATCCGGCCGAGGACGCTCGGTGCTCGGCGCGATCGCCGACCTGCAGCGCTCGGCCCAGTTCGTGCTCAATCTGGAGCATCAAAAGGTGCTGCTCGTGCATGAGCGGGCGATGCCGCACATGGAGGACATCCTCGACGCCAACAACCGGCAGCGGGCGTCGCGTTACACGAGCTTCGTGTTCGGCACGAAGGAACCGATCGAGGAGCTGTTCAAGTCCAGCACATTTTTCGGCCATTCCCATCTGATGAGCACACTGTACAACCCGAAGGCGCAATACGAGCAGCGGAGCTATATCCGGCCGCTGAGCATGCAGGAGATGGTCCGCCACCTTCACGAAAAGGGCTTTACCGCGCTCTTGCCCTCGCTCGGCATGACGAAGGCCGACTGGTCCAACGCCAATCAAAGGCTGAACGTGCAGCAATACGACGGGCTGTTTGCCTTCACCCAGAAGCGGTTCATGACATTCATGCCCTTGTCCCGCACCAGCGGCATGCGCTGGCTCGATCCCCGGTTCAAGCAGTTCACGCTGGAAGTGATGAAGGAAGGAAAGGAAGAAGAGACGATCGCCACGGTGACGATCGACGGCGTCCACCCCCGCTATCGGCTCGTCTCCGATGGGGAAGGGAGCCTGAAGTATCGGATCGAGCTCGGACTCAAGGGGCATGTCGTCGAGCTGAACGCGCCGATCGATGCTGCGATCATTGAAAAAGGCGTCGAGGAGCAGATTCGGCTCGACGTCGAGAAGACGTATGCGTACGGCTACGCCCAAGGCGTGGACCTGTTCTTGATCCTGGAAGACCTCTATCGGAACCACCTGCGCGAATGGCAGGAGTGGCAGCGGTCCGGATCCCGGCTGGCGAAGCCGGAGGATGTCGAGGTCAAGGTGAAGTTCGATCTGGTCCACACCGGCAAATTCGACTTGACTTGA
- a CDS encoding phage holin family protein, translating to MKDGLAVPLAAVIGSIVSFAFGIWHESLTLLLVCMAVDYITGISASIKERRGLSSIVGSWGLARKGLTLLIILIAHRIDELLGGGSAVMSAAIYFYIGNELLSIVENCGRIGLPMPEKLKSAIEIFRRKDE from the coding sequence ATGAAAGACGGATTGGCCGTGCCGCTCGCCGCCGTCATCGGCTCGATCGTCAGCTTTGCCTTCGGCATCTGGCACGAGTCGCTGACGCTGCTGCTCGTCTGCATGGCGGTCGATTATATCACCGGCATATCCGCTTCGATCAAGGAAAGGCGGGGGCTCAGCAGCATCGTCGGCTCCTGGGGGCTCGCCCGCAAAGGCCTGACGCTGCTCATCATCCTGATCGCGCATCGCATCGACGAGCTGCTTGGCGGCGGAAGCGCGGTCATGAGCGCGGCGATCTATTTCTACATCGGCAACGAACTGCTGTCCATCGTGGAAAACTGCGGGCGAATCGGACTGCCGATGCCGGAAAAGCTCAAATCGGCGATCGAAATCTTCCGCCGAAAAGACGAGTGA
- a CDS encoding cupredoxin domain-containing protein: MKWIMSILLVIATGLGIYMLTLGLPEGPKDETADLPEGVELLKVTASNDFVFDKEEYVVKAGQKYKMVLHNKSGIHGVGIEELGIDLQGDTMEQEVTFDKPGRYEMHCSVMCGIGHTDMKAVLVVE, translated from the coding sequence ATGAAATGGATTATGTCAATTCTGCTCGTCATCGCCACTGGCCTCGGCATCTACATGCTCACGCTCGGCCTGCCGGAGGGTCCCAAGGATGAGACGGCGGATCTGCCGGAGGGCGTGGAGCTGCTCAAGGTGACCGCCTCCAACGACTTCGTCTTCGACAAGGAAGAGTACGTCGTCAAGGCTGGCCAGAAGTACAAGATGGTGCTGCATAACAAGAGCGGCATCCACGGCGTCGGCATCGAGGAGCTCGGCATCGACCTGCAGGGCGATACGATGGAGCAGGAAGTGACCTTCGACAAGCCCGGCCGCTACGAGATGCACTGCTCCGTCATGTGCGGCATCGGACACACGGACATGAAGGCGGTTCTCGTCGTCGAATAG
- a CDS encoding SGNH/GDSL hydrolase family protein: MPEQPARPSVVMEHDEREEQTMTLEWHSPLAPPFHIAGFAWFDEEKLYRRLPRTPSHPIPPMVDQLANHTAGGQIRFQTNSASLSVNVRLSGVANMNHMPATGQCAFDCYIGGPGEQRYYGTTVYDRSKRDYEVQVCENLDGRLRSITLYFPLYMGIEDVQIGLEPGADVLPPLPYASDRRILLYGTSITQGGCASRPGMAYSNIVSRAINAELCNLGFSGSGKGEAAVAEVISGIANPGLLVLDYEANCDSSDSLRATLPEFIRIFRRRHPDVPIWIVSQIRFAKEHFQPELLALRLDRQAIQRAVVDACRAGGDPNVFFCDGGELLGEDYHDCTVDGIHPTDFGFQRMAERLAAVIRGSFLGPRGESSIPPRRRIE, translated from the coding sequence ATGCCGGAACAGCCTGCGAGGCCGTCCGTCGTTATGGAGCATGATGAAAGAGAGGAGCAGACGATGACGCTGGAGTGGCATTCGCCTCTTGCACCGCCTTTTCACATCGCCGGATTCGCCTGGTTCGACGAAGAGAAGCTGTACCGGAGGCTGCCGAGGACGCCTTCGCATCCGATCCCGCCGATGGTCGACCAGCTGGCGAACCATACGGCGGGCGGGCAGATCCGCTTTCAGACGAACTCGGCGAGCTTGTCCGTCAACGTCCGGTTGAGCGGCGTCGCCAACATGAACCATATGCCGGCAACGGGTCAATGCGCATTCGACTGCTATATCGGCGGCCCCGGAGAGCAGCGCTATTACGGGACGACCGTGTACGACCGCTCCAAGCGGGACTACGAGGTCCAGGTATGCGAGAACCTCGACGGCCGCCTTCGTTCCATCACGTTGTACTTCCCGCTTTATATGGGGATCGAGGACGTGCAGATCGGGCTGGAGCCTGGCGCGGACGTCCTCCCTCCCTTGCCTTATGCCAGCGACCGGAGAATCCTCCTATACGGCACCTCCATCACGCAAGGCGGCTGCGCGTCCCGGCCCGGGATGGCCTACTCCAACATCGTCAGCCGCGCCATCAACGCGGAGCTGTGCAATCTCGGCTTCTCCGGCAGCGGAAAGGGCGAAGCCGCAGTCGCCGAGGTCATCAGCGGCATCGCCAATCCCGGCCTGCTCGTGCTCGATTATGAAGCCAACTGCGACAGCTCCGACTCTCTCCGCGCCACGCTGCCGGAGTTCATTCGGATTTTTCGCCGCCGCCATCCGGATGTGCCGATTTGGATCGTTTCGCAGATTCGGTTCGCGAAGGAGCATTTCCAGCCGGAGCTGCTCGCGCTCCGGCTGGATCGCCAAGCGATTCAGCGTGCCGTCGTGGACGCCTGCCGGGCGGGCGGCGATCCCAACGTCTTTTTCTGCGACGGCGGCGAGCTGCTGGGCGAAGATTATCACGACTGCACCGTGGACGGCATCCATCCGACCGACTTCGGCTTTCAGCGGATGGCGGAGAGGCTCGCGGCCGTCATTCGCGGATCTTTCCTGGGACCGCGAGGCGAAAGCTCCATCCCGCCGCGTCGGAGGATCGAATGA